A single genomic interval of Rhododendron vialii isolate Sample 1 chromosome 3a, ASM3025357v1 harbors:
- the LOC131319786 gene encoding glutamate synthase 1 [NADH], chloroplastic-like isoform X3, translating to MSVASSFLQTRTSPALFPPITKPFVNNQFHLSRIGLERRFYGLQSCGGERRLHLWQSEGPCRDPKLRVVVRSALSQVPEKPLGLYDPSFDKDSCGVGFVAELSAQMSRKTVTDGLEMLVRMSHRGACGCETNTGDGAGILVALPHEFYNEVTKDVGFELPPPGEYAVGMFFLPTSENRREQSKIVFAKVAESLGHTVLGWRSVPTDNLGLGESAKQTEPVIEQVFLTPTTRSKADFEQQLYILRRLSMVAIRAALNLQHGGVKDFYICSLSSRTVVYKGQLKPDQLKEYYYADLGDERFTSYMALVHSRFSTNTFPSWDRAQPMRLLGHNGEINTLRGNVNWMRAREGLLKCKELGLSKDEMKKLLPIADASSSDSGSFDGVLELLVRAGRSLPEAMMMMIPEAWQRDENMDPDRKALYEYFSALMEPWDGPALMSFSDGRYLGATLDRNGLRPGRFYITHSGRVIMASEVGVVDIPDEDVCAKGRLSPGMMLLVDFDKHVVVDDGALKQQYSLARPYGEWIKRQKIVLSDIVESVSESERVPPAIAGVLPASNDDDNMENMGIHGLLAPLKAFGYTVESLEMLLLPMAKDGVEALGSMGNDAPLAVMSNREKLTFEYFKQMFAQVTNPPIDPIREKIVTSMECMIGPEGDLTETCEEQCHRLSLKGPLLSIEQMEAIKKMDYRGWRSKVIDITYSKKCGRKGLEKTLDRICLEAHDAIKEGYTTVVLSDRAFSSNRVAVSSLLAVGAVHHHLVRNLERTRIGLVVESAEPREVHHFCTLVGFGADAICPYLAVEAIWRLQVDAKIPPKASGELRSKEELVKKYFKASNYGMMKVLAKMGISTLASYKGAQIFEAVGLSSEVMERCFAGTPSRVEGATFEVLALDALKLHELAFPKRLFPPGSAEDVSLPNPGDYHWRKDGEAHLNDPFAIAKLQEAAKGNSVVAYKEYSKRIQELNKTSNLRGLLKFKEAKVKVPLDEVEPASEIVKRFCTGAMSYGSISLEAHTTLAMAMNKIGGKSNTGEGGEIPSRMEPLPDGSMNPKRSAIKQIASGRFGVSIYYLSNADEIQIKMAQGAKPGEGGELPGHKVIGDIAETRNSTAGVGLISPPPHHDIYSIEDLAQLIHDLKNANPGARISVKLVSEAGVGVIASGVVKGHADHVLISGHDGGTGAARWTGIKNAGLPWELGLAETHQTLVANDLRGRTVLQVDGQLKTGRDVAIAALLGSEEFGFSTAPLITLGCIMMRKCHKNTCPVGIATQDPVLREKFAGEPEHVINFFFLLAEEVREIMSQLGFRTIKEMVGRSDMLEMDMEVAKGNEKLKNIDLSLLLRPAADIRPGAAQYCVQKQDHGLDMALDNKLINLSKAALDKGLPVYIETPICNVNRAVGTMLSNEVTKRYHLEGLPADKIHIKLNGSAGQSLGAFLAPGITLELEGDSNDYVGKGLSGGKIVVYPPKGSKFDPKENIVIGNVALYGATRGEAYFNGMAAERFCVRNSGVKAVVEGVGDHGCEYMTGGIVVVLGKTGRNFAAGMSGGVAYVLDTDAKFQSRCNLELVDLDKVDEVEDIMTLRMLIQQHQRHTNSQLAREVLADFDNILPKFVKVFPRDYKRVLAIMKEKSVTKEAEAANAKQADEKEEAELQEKDGFEELKKLAALSSNGTGSQKVEEAEPVKRPTQVPDAVKHRGFIAYERKGVAYRDPNVRMSDWKEVMEEKKSSALLKTQSARCMDCGTPFCHQENSGCPLGNKIPEFNELVYQNRWREALDRLLETNNFPEFTGRVCPAPCEGSCVLGINENPVSIKSIECAIIDKAFEEGWMVPRPPLKRTRKRVVVVGSGPAGLAAADQLNKKGHFVTVFERSNRIGGLMMYGVPNMKIEKWVVQRRVDLMQKEGINFVVNADIGKDPLYSLDRLREENDAIVLAVGATIPRDLPVPGRELSGVHFAMEFLHSNTKSLLDSNLEDGKYISAKGKKVVVIGGGDTGTDCIGTSIRHGCSSVLNLEILSEPPQTRAPGNPWPQWPRILRVDYGHEEAAAKFGKDPRSYEVLTKRFVGENGVVKGLEIVRVQWEKDASGKFQLKEVEGSEEIIEADLVLLAMGFLGPESTLADKLGLERDNRSNFKAEYGRFSTSLDGVFAAGDCRRGQSLVVWAITEGRQAAAQVDKYLTREEEEEDQTINQLRPDDIVTRQQDSIKETVMAK from the exons ATGTCTGTAGCTTCGAGTTTTCTCCAGACTCGAACAAGCCCGGCTCTGTTCCCTCCGATTACCAAGCCTTTTGTTAACAACCAGTTCCACTTGAGCAGAATTGGTCTGGAGAGGAGATTCTATGGGTTGCAATCGTGTGGGGGCGAGAGAAGACTGCATCTATGGCAATCGGAGGGGCCCTGTCGTGATCCGAAGCTCAGAGTGGTGGTGCGGTCGGCATTGTCTCAAGTTCCCGAAAAGCCCCTGGGTCTATACGATCCCTCGTTCGATAAGGACTCGTGTGGGGTCGGATTCGTCGCCGAATTATCCGCCCAAATGAGCCGGAAAACG GTGAcggatgggttggagatgctggTGCGTATGTCGCACAGGGGAGCTTGTGGGTGCGAGACTAATACCGGTGATGGGGCCGGGATTCTCGTTGCTCTTCCTCACGAGTTCTATAACGAG GTCACTAAGGATGTGGGGTTTGAGCTACCACCGCCAGGGGAATACGCTGTGGGCATGTTCTTCCTGCCTACCTCTGAAAATCGAAGGGAACAAAGCAAAATTGTGTTTGCAAAG GTTGCGGAATCGCTTGGGCATACGGTTCTTGGTTGGCGATCTGTGCCGACAGATAACTTAGGATTGGGTGAGTCAGCAAAGCAGACTGAACCTGTTATTGAGCAAGTGTTTCTTACACCCACTACCAGGTCAAAAGCTGATTTTGAGCAACAG TTATACATATTAAGGAGGCTTTCAATGGTAGCAATTCGAGCTGCATTAAACCTTCAACATGGCGGAGTGAAGGACTTCTATATATGCTCCCTTTCCTCGAG GACTGTTGTCTATAAAGGTCAGTTGAAGCCCGACCAGTTGAAGGAATATTATTATGCTGACCTTGGCGATGAAAGGTTTACGAGCTACATGGCCCTG GTACACTCAAGATTCTCAACAAACACATTTCCTAGCTGGGATCGCGCTCAGCCAATGCGTCTATTAGGTCATAATGGGGAAATCAACACACTTCGTGGAAACGTAAACTG GATGAGGGCTCGCGAAGGCCTTCTGAAGTGCAAGGAGCTTGGATTGTCAAAGGATGAGATGAAGAAGCTTCTACCCATAGCAGACGCCAGCTCATCTGACTCAG GGTCTTTTGACGGTGTTCTGGAGCTTTTGGTCCGAGCTGGTAGAAGTCTTCCTGAAgctatgatgatgatgattccTGAAGCCTGGCAAAGGGACGAGAATATGGATCCTGATCGCAAAGCATTGTATGAATACTTTTCAGCCCTCATGGAACCATGGGATGGTCCTGCTTTGATGTCAT TTTCTGATGGCCGTTATCTTGGAGCTACACTGGACCGAAATGGACTGCGTCCAGGTCGATTTTATATTACACACAGTGGACGGGTTATAATGGCAAGTGAAGTTGGAGTAGTTGATATTCCAGATGAAGATGTGTGTGCGAAAGGAAGACTTAGCCCTGGCATGATGCTTCTGGTGGATTTTGATAAGCATGTTGTTGTCGATGATGGAGCATTGAAGCAACAGTATTCGCTTGCAAGACCTTACGGAGAGTGGATCAAAAGGCAAAAGATAGTGCTGAGTGACATAGTAGAATCTGTTAGTGAATCTGAGAGGGTTCCTCCGGCTATAGCAGGAGTTTTGCCC GCATCGAATGATGACGACAACATGGAAAATATGGGCATTCATGGTTTGTTGGCTCCACTGAAGGCTTTTGG TTACACTGTTGAATCCCTGGAGATGCTGCTACTGCCAATGGCAAAAGACGGTGTTGAGGCCCTGGGTTCCATGGGAAATGATGCTCCTTTGGCTGTGATGTCCAATCGGGAGAAACTCACATTTGAATATTTCAAGCAGATGTTTGCTCAAGTTACAAACCCTCCTATTGATCCCATTAGGGAGAAGATAGTCACCTCCATGGAGTGCATGATTGGTCCTGAAGGTGATCTCACTGAGACGTGTGAAGAACAATGCCACCGCCTCTCGCTAAAAGGTCCCCTTCTATCCATTGAACAAATGGAAGCAATAAAAAAGATGGATTATAGAGGATGGCGCAGCAAAGTTATCGACATAACATACTCTAAGAAGTGTGGTAGGAAAGGTTTGGAGAAGACATTGGATAGGATATGTTTGGAAGCTCATGATGCAATTAAGGAGGGATACACAACGGTGGTGCTCTCCGACAGAG CCTTTTCATCCAATCGTGTTGCTGTAAGCTCACTTTTGGCGGTGGGTGCTGTCCATCATCATCTAGTCAGAAACCTTGAACGAACTCGGATTGGCTTAGTTGTAGAGTCTGCTGAGCCTCGAGAAGTGCACCACTTTTGTACATTAGTTGGATTTGGCGCAGATGCTATATGCCCTTATTTGGCTGTAGAGGCAATTTGGAGACTGCAGGTTGATGCAAAAATTCCGCCAAAGGCAAGTGGTGAGTTGCGCTCTAAGGAAGAGCTGGTCAAGAAGTATTTCAAAGCAAGCAACTATGGTATGATGAAGGTTCTTGCCAAGATGGGGATATCTACTTTGGCCTCATACAAGGGTGCTCAGATATTTGAAGCAGTGGGCCTCTCATCAGAAGTAATGGAGAGGTGCTTCGCTGGAACTCCAAGCAGAGTTGAGGGGGCAACATTTGAAGTATTAGCCCTGGATGCGCTTAAGTTGCATGAGCTGGCCTTTCCTAAAAGGTTATTCCCTCCTGGGAGTGCAGAGGATGTATCATTGCCCAATCCTGGAGATTATCACTGGAGGAAAGATGGTGAGGCCCACCTGAATGACCCCTTCGCTATAGCTAAGCTGCAAGAGGCTGCCAAAGGTAATAGTGTAGTGGCGTATAAAGAATACTCTAAGCGCATACAGGAGCTAAACAAAACCAGTAATTTGCGGGGGCTATTGAAATTTAAAGAGGCAAAGGTGAAGGTTCCTTTAGATGAAGTCGAACCAGCCAGTGAGATAGTAAAGCGGTTTTGCACGGGAGCTATGAGTTATGGTTCGATATCATTGGAGGCACACACAACCCTTGCGATGGCTATGAATAAGATTGGAGGGAAGTCGAACACAG GTGAGGGAGGTGAGATCCCCTCCCGTATGGAGCCTCTTCCAGATGGTTCAATGAACCCGAAAAGGAGTGCAATTAAGCAGATTGCTAGTGGAAGATTCGGCGTTTCAATTTATTACCTCTCGAATGCTGATGAGATACAAATAAAAATGGCTCAG GGGGCCAAGCCTGGTGAAGGAGGTGAACTTCCAGGCCACAAAGTTATTGGAGATATTGCTGAAACTAGGAATTCCACTGCTGGCGTGGGACTCATCAGCCCACCTCCCCATCATGATATTTATTCAATTGAAGACCTCGCTCAATTGATTCACGATCTTAAG AATGCTAATCCAGGGGCTCGAATTAGCGTGAAGTTGGTGTCTGAAGCTGGAGTGGGAGTAATTGCAAGTGGAGTTGTGAAGGGGCATGCCGATCATGTCTTGATCTCAGGTCATGATGGAGGAACAGGTGCTGCCCGTTGGACTGGGATAAAAAATGCTGGTCTCCCTTGGGAACTTGGTCTTGCCGAAACCCACCAAACCCTAGTTGCTAATGACCTTCGTGGCCGAACAGTACTCCAGGTAGATGGCCAACTTAAAACTGGAAGGGATGTGGCCATTGCTGCGCTACTTGGTTCAGAGGAATTTGGTTTCAGTACAGCTCCCCTCATTACCCTTGGTTGTATCATGATGCGGAAGTGCCATAAAAATACTTGTCCAGTTGGAATTGCTACCCAAGATCCAGTACTGAGAGAGAAGTTTGCCGGAGAACCCGAGCACGTGattaactttttcttcttgctaGCAGAAGAGGTGCGAGAAATCATGTCTCAGCTTGGGTTTCGGACCATCAAGGAAATGGTTGGTCGTTCGGATATGCTTGAAATGGACATGGAAGTGGCAAAGGGCAACGAGAAGCTAAAGAATATCGATCTCTCACTATTACTTAGACCTGCTGCTGACATCCGCCCAGGAGCCGCCCAGTATTGTGTACAGAAACAAGATCATGGTTTGGACATGGCTTTGGACAACAAGCTCATAAATCTATCCAAAGCTGCTTTGGATAAAGGTCTACCTGTGTACATTGAAACACCAATTTGCAATGTGAATCGGGCAGTTGGAACAATGCTTAGCAATGAGGTCACAAAGCGCTATCATCTGGAGGGGCTTCCTGCTGATAAGATCCATATCAAACTCAATGGGAGTGCGGGCCAGAGCCTTGGAGCATTTCTCGCCCCTGGTATTACTTTGGAGCTCGAGGGTGATAGCAATGACTATGTTGGTAAAGGTCTATCAGGTGGCAAGATTGTTGTTTATCCTCCAAAAGGAAGCAAATTTGATCCCAAGGAAAACATTGTGATAGGTAATGTTGCTCTCTACGGCGCTACACGGGGGGAGGCTTATTTTAACGGAATGGCAGCAGAAAGAttttgtgtgcgtaattctgggGTAAAAGCAGTTGTAGAAGGTGTTGGTGATCACGGTTGTGAGTACATGACTGGTGGAATCGTTGTCGTGCTTGGGAAAACAGGGAGGAACTTTGCTGCAGGCATGAGTGGTGGTGTTGCCTATGTTCTTGATACGGACGCCAAGTTCCAATCCCGATGCAACCTTGAGCTGGTAGATCTTGATAAAGTTGATGAAGTAGAGGATATTATGACTCTAAGAATGTTGATACAGCAGCATCAGCGTCACACAAACAGCCAACTAGCCAGAGAAGTGCTTGCGGACTTTGATAATATCTTACCTAAATTTGTCAAGGTGTTCCCTAGAGATTATAAGCGGGTTCTTGCAATCATGAAGGAAAAATCAGTTACCAAAGAGGCTGAAGCTGCGAATGCTAAACAAGCTGACGAGAAAGAAGAGGCAGAATTGCAGGAGAAAGATGGTTTTGAAGAGCTTAAGAAGTTGGCAGCTTTGTCATCCAATGGGACAGGCAGTCAG AAAGTTGAAGAGGCTGAACCAGTGAAAAGGCCAACTCAAGTACCTGACGCTGTAAAACATAGGGGATTCATTGCTTATGAGCGTAAGGGTGTTGCTTACAGAGATCCTAATGTTCGGATGAGTGATTGGAAGGAGGTCATGGAAGAGAAAAAATCCAGCGCACTTCTAAAGACTCAATCTGCTCGCTGTATGGACTGTGGCACTCCCTTCTGCCACCAG GAGAATTCTGGGTGTCCTCTGGGTAATAAAATACCTGAATTCAACGAGTTGGTATACCAGAATAGGTGGCGCGAAGCATTGGATCGGCTTTTGGAGACTAATAATTTCCCGGAGTTTACTGGTCGGGTGTGCCCTGCACCCTGTGAGGGTTCTTGTGTACTTGGCATAAATGAGAATCCTGTATCCATCAAAAGCATTGAATGTGCTATCATAGATAAGGCTTTTGAGGAAGGGTGGATGGTGCCACGGCCTCCCCTCAAAAGGACCAG GAAAcgagttgttgttgttgggagTGGACCCGCTGGATTGGCTGCTGCGGATCAGTTGAATAAAAAGGGCCACTTTGTGACAGTGTTTGAGCGCTCTAATCGTATTGGGGGCCTGATGATGTATGGAGTTCCTAACATGAAGATTGAAAAATGGGTTGTTCAACGACGGGTTGACCTCATGCAAAAGGAAGGCATCAATTTTGTCGTTAATGCTGATATTGGAAAAGATCCTTTGTATTCCCTAGATCGGCTTCGAGAGGAGAATGATGCCATAGTTTTAGCTGTAGGAGCCACTATTCCAAG GGACTTACCTGTACCTGGACGGGAACTGTCGGGGGTCCATTTCGCCATGGAGTTTCTTCATTCAAATACAAAAAGTTTGCTTGATAGCAATCTTGAGGATGGGAAATACATCTCTGCCAAGGGTAAGAAGGTAGTTGTGATTGGTGGAGGTGATACAGGTACAGATTGCATTGGAACATCTATCCGGCACGGTTGTAGTAGCGTTTTAAATCTGGAGATTCTCTCTGAGCCTCCTCAAACTAGGGCTCCAGGCAACCCTTGGCCACAG TGGCCCCGTATATTGCGGGTAGATTATGGGCACGAGGAAGCTGCTGCCAAGTTTGGTAAGGACCCGAGATCTTATGAGGTATTGACTAAGCGGTTTGTGGGAGAGAATGGAGTTGTGAAAGGACTTGAGATAGTACGCGTGCAGTGGGAGAAGGATGCTAGTGGGAAGTTTCAACTTAAGGAAGTAGAAGGCTCTGAGGAGATTATTGAGGCAGACCTGGTCCTTCTAGCGATGGGCTTCCTTGGTCCCGAGTCG ACACTAGCAGACAAACTGGGCTTGGAGCGAGACAACCGATCGAACTTCAAGGCAGAGTATGGTCGATTCTCAACCAGCTTAGACGGCGTTTTTGCAGCTGGGGATTGTCGGCGGGGCCAGTCCCTGGTAGTTTGGGCTATCACAGAAGGTCGACAAGCTGCTGCACAAGTCGACAAGTATCTCactagagaagaagaagaagaagaccaaACCATCAATCAATTAAGACCAGATGACATTGTCACGAGGCAGCAAGATAGCATCAAAGAGACAGTAAT GGCCAAATAG